The nucleotide window GTGTTTCAGAAATACTTTGAAAACATCCCAAGGGAGATGAAATGTTTGGGACTGAATCATATTTAGTAAATTACTGACTCATTCAACTTCATTTGTGGTGTAAAAATAGATGTGAGTGAGTCTTTAGGTGAATGTTCAGTGACGATCTTACTGTGAGTTACATTTGGTACGTTTAGAAAACTTAGCAGAGTAAAATCAAAAAGCAGCCCcataaaattcataaatatttcacaagCTCATCCATTTAAAATGACCTCAAAATGTAATCATGATGTTGCATGAGAAAAAATTCAACATTCGACTCAACTCGTTTGCTTTAAGTTTGGCCGTTGTACTTAACAGGTTTCATTTCTGCTCTTTCTTTGTACAATATTCTATTTGTTTAAATAATTCTATATCCATCTTTTTTCTCAGATTGTATTTAAttgaataaatcaataaatcaataatttttcttttcagcAAACAGTAGTCAGATAACTCAGTTATCTCCCACACATAGAAATATCTCAAACAACAGAAATCGGCGCCACTCATTGCCAAGTCAATTTCTACAGACCGCTGACATGAGAAGGACCCCCTCCTTTGGGGTTAGACCCCAACAAGGTCACTTCAAGAACCGAAGGAAGATGCCTGCCAAACCACCCAAAGCCGCCAGCGCACATAAAGCGGAGGAAGAGGCCATCGAAGCCAGAAGGCGTCGCTGGAGACTGGCCAAAAGGGAACAAAGGAAAAAGATTAAAGAAAAGACATACGATACATTTTTCTATCAGTCCAATAACCAAGAGTTTTTCAGTACTACCCCGGGACCTTCGACGACGGGTAGTTTACAAATACAGCAAAATGTCAACGAACCTGTCGAAGATTTCTATCAAGTGACCGCTACGTCGAGCGACGGTCAATTTGCAAGTACTGGCGTCGTCGTCGAGGATGATTTCAAGCCAAACTCCAATAGTTTTGGAAATACTTGATTAGCTATCCTTTGCACAGTTGACTTGTTGGCTTTCTCGGCCACATGATCTTGCTAAACGTTTGAAAGAGAAGtagaatacatatatttatatgaacaGAGCTTTCTCTTTTAACTGTGGTTACCCTGATAACCGTTGCCgtatgtattattttgtatgATTGGTCGATCGATTTTACCAATAGTGCCTAAATTCTGAAATGTCCACATTGGAGCTTTGTTTTGCAGAGAGATAGAATGTGGTTTGCTGCTTCAGGTCTGTTCAAAGTCTGTTTGTGATGTTCAAAACGATCATAAGCATTTATAACTCAATGTCATGCTTATCGGCAGTTTTCGTCACTTATGGTTTGTTGTCTtggtattttttggggggagggggggtggcgCAAAGGGAGCAGTTATCTTGATGGAGAGGGAGGAGTGAACTCTGTCTGTGATTTTATCAGATGCGTACGCTCTCCACGAAGACCTGCTATAATCTACGTCAGTACGATAGAACATCTGTGTGATGTTTTAGAGTGGATTACTAACTCACAAAGATTGAAGTGGCTGGATTGCAGAAGAGTGGCTCTTGAAGTAGATACTTACATGGGCAATTTATTGGAGAAACACAGAGGCTGCTGGCTGAACAGAAATCACCTCAGAGTGAAGGTTCTTAAGATACCGTTTGTAAAGTAACTGGGATTCAGTATTCTTTCATAATATCCATGCCATTTCACGTTTCCTTCGTTTAGCAGTTGTGTGTGGATGCAAAATTTGTGCTATATTATTGcaatttttgaaacaatgttgaagaattttcagcCGTTTAGGTTGTATCTAGTTGTCGTTCTCCTCTCTGATATCAGGGCAACTGAACATAGCAGTTGGCTCCTTGAAATAgcacaatttcaaattttgaataaaagaaatatGTTGAACTTTGATCTCCAGGATATGCAAAATGTTGGGGTCACAGGTACAGCTTGTAATACAAAATGTCTATGATCTTAGGATTATTTTATAATTGCTTTAGATACCTTCTGTATTTTTGCTTCCTTAACGAATTTCAAGGGAACTCATTCTGGAAGGTGAAATGCTTGATTTATATCTGTCAGAAAAATTACTTGTTGGTTTACATAAGTTTCTtatgtttgtagtttgttttttttgttatataaaatgtgcaacatttatacatcatgattgatctctaagagtaaggcaaaatatgtcaccaaacgGAACTAGCATTTTTCGAGACAGGTGGCAAGGGTCTGCAGTGGAATGATggccttccttaccggtttcgaacctctggacatacaatcagcgtccatagcctagttggttaaggtgtccgcatataaagcgggaggcccgggttcgaatccctaAGGAGGCTGAAAGATATTTCACTCTCCTGAATTTtgcaactcattacaatttcgtatatatatatatatatatatatatatatatatatatacatatatatatatattaatatatatatatatatatatatatatatatatatatgtatatatatatatatatatatacatatatatatattgaaatatatatatattaatatatatatatatgtatgttgatgtatatatatacattgatatatatatatatattaatatatatatattgaaatatatatatatatatatgtatgttgatgtatgtatatatatatttgtaattttccaGGTGCTTTCTAGTCACATACAACGTTTAGTTATTCTTTTTAACTTTGTTTCTgttcattattttatattacaGTTACATATGCACAGTTATGTGCACCTAAAATAAACAATCGCTGACATATAGTCTTTGGGTTCTTATGTACAGTGTCTGTTGCTTCTGATTAACGGAAGGAAGGAACCAAGATAAGCCATGGGCTATGAATTATTATGACactataggtcaaaggtcaaccgCAACATATCTCATAACATGACAATGTGATGTTATGAGGGGCGGTGGCTGAAAAGAGTTATGGGTTATAGAGGGTATAGTGTGGTGGGGGTGTAGAGGGTATAGTGTGGTGCGGGTGTAGAGGGTATAGTGTGGTGGGGGTGTAGAGGGTATAGTGTGGTGGGGGCGTAGAGGGTATAGTGTGGTGGGGTGTAGAGGGTATAGTGTGCTGGGGTTGTAGATGGTATGGTGTGTTATAGGTGTATAGTGTGGTGGGGGTATCAGTGGTGGGGTTGTAGAGGGTGTGGTGTGTTATGGGTGTAGAGGGTATAGTGTTGTGGAGGTGTAGAGGGTATAGTGTGGTGGGGTGTAGAGGGTATAGTGTGGTGGGGGCATAGAGGGTATAGTGTGGTGGGGGTGTAGAGGGTATACAGTGTGGTGGGGGTGTAGAGGGTATAGTGTGGTGGGGGTGTAGAGGGTATAGTGTGGTGGGGGTGTAGAGGGTATAGTGTGGTGGGGGTGTAGAGGGTATAGTGTGGTGGGGGTGTAGAGGGTGTGGTGGGGTGTAGAGGGTATAGTGTGGGGGGGTGTAGAGGGTATACAGTGTGGTGGGGGTGTAGAGGGTATAGTGTGGTGGGGGTGTAGAGGGTATAGTGTGGTGGGGTGTAGAGGGTATAGTGTGGTGGGGGTGTAGAGGGTAAAGTGGTGGGGGTGTAGAGGGTATACAGTGTGGTGGAGGTGTAGAGGGTATAGTGTGGTGGAGGTACCACAAAGATGCCTCAAAACTTTCCGACATGGGATCCTCTCCTCATTCCTAatgaaaaaatctcatttgaatgTTCTTCCACAAAGTGTACTTTTGAATTACAGTTTTGTCCTTCCcgttttcataaaaaaaacatttaaataacaaaagtatacgttttaaatttatatatggAATAAAAGTTCTCTTCTACGAACAAAAATAACAGTACTTTTAACTTATGAAACGTGTGACTTTTGACAATACTGGGGTGTGTTTGGGATGTACGTGGCCCGTGTCCCCTCGGTTCCAATGTCATCCTTTTTGGTTTGATCGATAATAGTAACATGTGAAACCACGATGGGGCATCTTTATATCATAGGGTATGTGTTTGTGTTACGCGTTCCTTGATGGCCTTTGCGTTTCAGGCTCAAACCTGTCATGAGTGGACTAGATTCGCTTGCATCATTTAGAATTCTGCAGTGGTACTGAAGGATGTCTTCTGTCAATGACAAATATTCAGTTATTTCTATGagctttttttctccctttttgaGGCGAGATGATTAGGTATCATCTGGTTCGTCAAAAACGGGGACTTTAAGAGGCAATCCGGAAAGCAGCGAAAATTCCACTCCTGTCCCATAATTAACCGAATATTCATCGAAAACATacgtgtgatatatatatatatatatatatatatatatatatatatatatatatatatatatatatatatatatataaactcgtGTTTGTCAATGCTCATTAAATGGATAACGTGTGAAATGCACTAGAATGCGGCTTGATGTAGCTCGTGGGTTTTACTATGCTAAAACCAGCGGTTTAGATAGGATCTCAGGTGCGGCCGGTGTAATAGCGAGAGCCTTCATCTGAACTGCACCTGACCAAAGTGAAAAATGTTATAATAGGAGAACAAAAAGACGTCGGACTACTTTCTTAGACCCcttgtggaggggagggggggcttaAGCACACGTGGTGCACTGAAGGATACGGTTTACTGAAGTGTATTGTGTACAGGACAGATTTTACTCGTACAAGAACACATAGGACTTGTACAAGTGAGAAGACATGACCTACCAGTTCTTTCATCCAGCCTATATTGTCCAGTAACAACTTAGTAATTCGTATCACTAAAATActatttaagaaaagtcacccaggaaagtaCCTGGTCACggaaaaccaaacaacaaacCGACTGGTCGGCCCATGAACCCCAGTCACCTTGCATCAAGACTGTGACTaagtgatcatcgtcaggtgtgtatcacgattcccctagaaagggaacataatgctacacgTGATACTTGATAAAGAAATGTCACCAGAAAAACAACATAGCTACGAAAACTGAACGtaccgactgatccgctctcaagcACCATAGAGATTGTCTGATCATCGTCGGTGCGTATAACGATTCCCAtagaaggggaacataatgctacacgTGATACTTGTTAAAGAAATGTTGCCAGAAAAAACAACATAGCTACGAAAACTGAACGtaccgactgatccgctctcaagcACCATAGAGATTGTCTGATCATCGTCGGTGCGTATAACGATTCCCAtagaaggggaacataatgctacacgTGATACTTGTTAAAGAAATGTTGCCAGAAAAAACAACATAGCTACGAAAACTGAACGtaccgactgatccgctctcaagcACCATAGAGATTGTCTGATCATCGTCGGTGCGTATAACGATTCCCAtagaaggggaacataatgctacacgTGATACTTGTTAAAGAAATGTTGCCAGAAAAAACAACATAGCTACGAAAACTGAACGtaccgactgatccgctctcaagcACCATAGAGATTGTCTGATCATCGTCGGTGCGTATAACGATTCCCAtagaaggggaacataatgctacacgTGATACTTGTTAAAGAAATGTTGCCAGAAAAAACAACATAGCTACGAAAACTGAACGtaccgactgatccgctctcaagcACCATAGAGATTGTCTGATCATCGTCGGTGCGTATAACGATTCCCAtagaaggggaacataatgctacacgTGATACTTGTTAAAGAAATGTTGCCAGAAAAAACGACATAGCTACGAAAACTGAACGtaccgactgatccgctctcaagcACCATAGAGATTGtctgatcatcgtcaggtgtgtatcacgattcccatagaaggggaacataatgctacacgtgatacattttaagaaaagtcaccaggAAAGCACCTGGCCACGAAAAACTCAATAACGAACCAACTGAtctgctctcaaccccagtcccattGCAAGGGGAACATAATAATACTTTTTAGAAAACTCACCCAGGAAGTAATCTGGCCACGGAGAGCCAAAAAAAAACGAACAGACTGCAAACAATCAAGACAATGCATATATATTGACAATATTGCACTGTACGGTATCTTATTTTACCGATGAGTAGACGGCCCTCTTGCATTATACCGTTACGCTTTTGGCCGTACGGCTAGCCGTACATGAACGTCGATCGTAAACGTACGTAGCTACGTATGGAAAATTATATTTTCGGTCATTAAAATTTTTTGCAGACACACAAGTCGCAAAAAGACCGAAAAAGTCAAATGATTTCTTTTTTATGGCCAACAAACTTAAGAGAtgcaattttttgttgttggagaAATTGGCTTTGAAGAAAGTGTCTATGCCAACAACCCTGGTGCATTTCAAGTTCATCGTCAAAGGATATTTTCTAAACGATTGTTATCTGTGCTGCCCCGTAAAATATTTCGGAATCCCCATTATCTATAACAAGGCAGACGAATGCAAAATTAAACATAACATCAACAAGATGCTAGCTCTAATTTCTATTTGACAaccacaaaaatgaaaagggtGAATCTTTATATAACCTTTCATTGAGAGACCTCTGGGTAGTGTTATCTCCATAGAAACGTAAACATAACCTTTAAGAGGCATTATATGACTAGCCAGGACGGATAAACACAGAAGAACGATAAGTAACAAAGGTTACAGAACAtctgtatatatttactttctCTTCGTTCCCCTTATCTTttcttaaattaaatttgatcatCGCTAAACTTTCAAATTGGTGAAACAGAAGTGAGCTCATTTtcagtcaaatttgaaaataatttggcATTCTCTTGTTTTCTCTTCTGATAGTAAACCAAGAAGCATTTATAGGAAAGCGCAGATACGGCAGAGTTGAATTATTGCCTGTAGGTGTTTCATCTCAGGATAATAGACACCGT belongs to Apostichopus japonicus isolate 1M-3 chromosome 4, ASM3797524v1, whole genome shotgun sequence and includes:
- the LOC139966475 gene encoding uncharacterized protein isoform X2; amino-acid sequence: MSTTLNTTLSVEGTGMVHLTGFTVRNNEDHLGYGPKAFPDEYYDDNTVEEEQFTVKMEDTRELSGDWEDSSDLPEVSSEASFTDQQPHVIAVSDSEPAKANEMESPSWQKVPENTIIPAQTDYQEQSMVGPTESVQANSSQITQLSPTHRNISNNRNRRHSLPSQFLQTADMRRTPSFGVRPQQGHFKNRRKMPAKPPKAASAHKAEEEAIEARRRRWRLAKREQRKKIKEKTYDTFFYQSNNQEFFSTTPGPSTTGSLQIQQNVNEPVEDFYQVTATSSDGQFASTGVVVEDDFKPNSNSFGNT